Genomic DNA from Halobaculum sp. MBLA0147:
GACGGCAACTGGCTCGTGTTGGCGAAGGCGTACGCCTACATCGCCCGGCTGGGTGACGAGGGGCTGCGCGACGCCAGCGCGAAGGCGACGCTGAACGCCAACTACCTCGCCGAGCAGTTGGACCTGGAGGTCCCCTACGAGCCGTTCCACCACGAGTTCGCGGCGACGGCGGGCGACCGCGACGCCGCGGACGTGGCGAAGGGGATGCTCGACTACGGCGTCCACCCGCCGACGACGAAGTGGCCGGAGTTCGTCCCGGAGGCGATGTTGACGGAGCCGACGGAGGTCGAGAGCCGCGCCGAGTTGGACGACCTCGCGGCGGCGTTCAACCGGGCGGTCACGGACGACGAGGAGACGCTCGCCGCGGCACCGACGCAGACGGCCGCGAGCCGGATCGACCAGGTGTCGGCCGCCCGCGACCCGAAGCTGTCGTGGCACGCGCTCGACGACGCGACGGCCGACGAGTGACTGTAACGCGCGTTTGAACGTCCGGTGTCTTCAATACCCTCTCGGCGCTACGTCGAATCGCCCGACGCGGTGCCGTTGCCCCTGCACCGCGCTGGGTGGAGACTGCCCCGAACCCCGCCGTGATCCCCCCGGATCACGCGCCCTATCTCTCCCCCTCTCGACACGGTCGAGCCGTGCGGCCGTCGCGTCGCCCACCTGCAGTGACGACCGATCACTCGCGGAGTCCTCGTACACTGCAGGGACGAGGCGGTCACTCGACGACAGACGCCGGCACAGCGGGCTCTCCGTCGGTCCAGCGCAGCGCGTCGAGTACGTCGACCAGTCGGTCCGTCCGCCGGTCGAGGACGTTCAACGGGTGGCTGTCGAGGTGGGTCGCCGCGAGTCGATCGACCGTCCGACCGCCGTGGTCGAGTTGGAAGTGGCACGGACCCAGTTCCGGGTGTGTCTCGTCTTGGTGCCAGCCTGCCATCAGGTTCCGCTCGGGTTCGACCCACTGGATACTGTAGAATTCGTGGTCGTACGCCGCCGGAAAGTCGAACGAGACCTGCAACTGTGCCCGGTCGACGGGCCACGTGGTGTCGAGGAACCGGTCGGGGTCGACTCGCACCCGGACCTCCCGACGAGTCCCAGCAGACGGGTGGTACCACACGCGCTCGACCGGCGACTCCGCCGTCGTCGCGCGGGTGTCGAACGTGTCGAAGATCCGCCGCAGCAGTCGTCGCCTGTCGAGGTTCGCGCGATTCGCGAGGAACAGCATCACTGAGAGAGTCGTTCCGGAACGTCCGTCTGCTCGCTCGCGTCCGGGTGGAGTGACCGGGCGTCGTCGTACAGTTCGAGTGCATGGCGGAGGAGTCGCCTGTCGTCCGCCAGTCGCTCCCACCGCCGGAGCACCGCGTTGCGACGACGCGTCTCTTCACCGGACTGCGCCGCGTCGGTGAGCGTGGACTCCAGTTCCTCGCGGCTCTCGACGTCGAACTCCGTCCGCCACTCGTCGACCTGCGATTGGATCTCGGCGACCTGATCCCGGAGCTCCCGACGGGTGTGATCGTTGATCAACGCGGCGAGTTCGTCGAAGTACCGCCGCTGGTAGTTCGGCGCGTACTTCGTGTGCCCGTCGTCACCCTCGACGGTCGCGACACGCCCGAACTCCGCCAGCGTCGACAGTTCGTCCGCCACCGTCTCCCACGACCCCACGTCCGCCTGGTCGCGGATCCACTCGACGGACCGCGGCTCCGAGAGCGTCGTCGCGACCGCTCTGATGCGTTCTCGGGCCGTCGTGTCCGCCGTCCACGAGGCGAAGCCACGCTCGCCGTCCCGATCCTCGGTGTCGTCTCCGGTGTCGTGATCCGCTGTCACGTCTCGTCGTAGTCGCTGCGTCTCTATCTATCTTGTGGCTTCTCGGATATTCGAGATGCACGGGCCGAGATGGGACCCCGGTGGTGGCACCGTGTGAGACCACGCCGACGGGCAGTGCCGCGCTCGCCGGAGCACTGCGTCACGACGAGAGCACCCGAAGTGCCTACCGACAGGAGAGCCGCACTGGCGCACAGAACGTTCATGCCCGCCCGGCCGCTACGTGACTCCGATGCGACTCGACGACTTCCTCGAGTACGAGGTCGACGACGACGCCGAGCGTCGTCGCCTCGCCGAGGAGAAGTCGTACGAACTGCTCGACCACCTGGAGTCGTTCGAACACCGGTTCGCGGAGGCGACGGACGGGGGCAGCAGTTTCGGCTCCGTCTCGCCGGCGATCTTCGTCGGTACCGCGAACTACCCGAACGTCTCGACGGGCATCCTCTCGCCGGTCGGGCGCGAGGGGGACGCCGCCCGCTACGAGACCTCCGGCGCGTGGTACGAGGAGGGGGTCTCGATCTCGGACGTGTTCGAACGACGGACGAGTCTGTTGAACGCGAACCAGTCCGTCGAGCGGAACGTCCACGAGGCGGCGCGGGCGGCCGACACGTCGACTCGCCGAGACGACGACGGGCTCCCGAACGTCCACGACGCGTGGAACGGCTTCCTGGGCACCCAACGCGAGGTCGCCATCGCGGACCGGCCGGTGGACGTGGAGGTGGCACTCGCGGACGGCCCCGACGTGGACTTCGATCCGGGACGCGACGACATCTCGACGCCGACCGGCCCACGGGCGGCCGCGGCCGACGCGCGACTCGGCGAGAACCCACACGTCCCGCCGGCCGTCGAGAAGACGCTGGAGGACGACGACTGGCGCGCCGAGGGGGCGATCAACTACCTCTACAACCGCGGGTTCGACGTGTACGAGATCAACACGATCCTCTCGGCGGGCGCACTCGGGCGGGCCGACGAGCGCCGCCTCGTCCCGACGCGGTGGTCGATCACCGCCGTCGACGACACCGTCGGGCAGTTCCTGCGGGGGTCGATCCGCACGAACACGTCCGTCGACACGGTGGAGGTGTACCACGACAGCTACCTCGGCAACGAGTTCTTCGTCCTGCTGGCACCCGGCTCGTGGGAGTACGAACTCGTCGAGGCGAAGGCGCCGGGGAGCATCTGGAACCCCGACAACGAGGAGGCCTGGTACGCCAGCGACCGCGAGGGGCGGGAGGGCCGGACCAGCTACCCGGAGGAGACGGCCGGTGCGTACCACGCGGCGCGACTCGGCGTCCTGGAACACCTCGCGGAACGGGGCCGGTCGGGGAAGGCGCTGGTCGTGCGGTACGTCTCGCCGGACTACTGGGGGCCGGCGGGCGTCTGGCAGGTCCGCGAGTCGGTACGGCACGCCTTCGAGGGGCGCGTCGGAGAGGCGGAGACGCTCGCCGAGGCGGTCCGGCGCGTCGCAGACCGACTCCCGGTGCCGCTGACCGCGTTGCGACAGAAGTCGACGATGGTCGCCGGCCTCCAGTCGACGCTGTCGGCGTTCGACGCCCGGACGGACTGAGTTGACCAGTCGTCGTCACACGACGAGTGAGTCGTCCGACGGCGGTCGCCCCGCTCTCGTGTGCGCCGAGCCAGAACCGATTAACCCCGGGCGGGCGACGGTACGGGTATGGCACCGTTCGCGGCCGAGCGCGTCGTCGGACAACTGCCGGGTGGGCCGGAAGTACTGGTGATCCTGTTGTTGTTGGGTGTCGTGATCCTCGTCCCGCTGGGAATCTTCGTCGTCGTCTACCGGTTCGTCGCCGGACGCAACGACCACGAACAGCGGCTCTCGCAACTGGAACGCGAGGTGGCCGCCCTCCAGCGCGAGGTGCGCGAGTCGGCGGACGACGACGAGACGGAGGCCGTCGACCCCACCGCGTCGGTGACGAACCGCGACACGGAGTGAGGGAGAACTGCTCGGCCGGGAGTGATCCACGAGCGGGCCGACAGCCACTACTCCGCGTCGAGGTTCGCGTACGCCTCGGCGACCAACTCGCCGGTCTCGTCGACGATCGCGTCCATCGCCTCGGTGTCGGTGTCCAGCCCGAGCAGGCGCGCGATCCGCATGATCGAGACGTGGTACACCTCCTGGCGATCGGGCTCGACCTCGCGGACGATCACGTTACAGGGGAACAGGCCGCCGATCTGCTCGTCGGTGGCGTCGAGCGCGCGGTCGGCCATCTCCGGGTTGCACGCCCCGAGGACGTAGTAGGGGTCCCGGTCGGCGTCGATCTTCTCGGCCAGCATCTTCGAGGGCGAGAACTCGGTCGCGATCCCGAACCCCGCGTCGAGGAACGCCTCGCGGACGTGTTCGACCGCCGGCTCGTGAGCCATCGCCAGCGTCGCCCGCTTCTCGCCGTAGTCTGCCGCCGCGACCTGTGTCGGGTCGATGGGAAGTTGCACACGCGTCGTTCGGTCGCGGCGTACAAAACGTCGCCGTCGGCTGTCGAGCGCGACTCCCGTGGTCCTCCTCGTCGGAGGCCCTTCACTCCGCGTCGAGAGCGGCGGCGACGGCCTCGCGGAACCGTTCGGCGCGGCGGGTGATCTCGGCGTAGTCTTCGGCCTCGACGGCGGTGTCGGGGACGAGCGCGGAGCCGGCACCCACCGCGACCGCGCCGGCCTCGAGGAAGTCGCCGGCGTTGTCGGGGGTCACGCCGCCAGTCGGGAGCATCGGGATCTGCGAGAGCGGGCCCTTCATCGCGGCGACGTGGTCCGGGCCGACGGTCTTCGCGGGGAACACCTTCACCAGATCGGCCCCCTGCTCGTAGGCGTCGACGGCCTCGGTGGGGGTCATCACACCCGGTGCGACGAGCGCACCGTGGCGGTTGCAGGTGTCGATCACGTCGTCGTGCGAGGACGGGGAGACCACGAACTCCGCGCCGGCGGCGAGCATCCGCCCGGCGGTGTCGCCGTCGATGACGGTGCCCGCGCCGACGGTGGCCTCCTCGCCCAACTCGTCCGACAGCGTGGCGACCATCTCGGCCGCGCCGGGGTTGTCGGCGGTGACTTCGAGGGCCGTCACGCCACCCGCGAGTAGTGCCTCGCCGATCTCGACCAGTGTCTCCGGGTCGACGCCCCGCAAGACGGCGACGACGCCACTCTCTCGGATCGCGTCGAAGGTGTCGGTACTCACACGCGAGTGAACACCGTCACCGGACATGAAGGTGTGGATCGGGCGGAGAGAGCCGCAGCGTCGTGGAGGGCAGTCGACGTGTGTGGGCGGCAGCGGTCAGGGATCCGTTTCGGGTGGAGCGCGACGCTCGTGGGCAGAGACTGTCGGAGCGGTGGTCGGCCGGTGCGGCGTGGTGCGGAGCGGCGTGGTCGCGGAGGCAGGGCGGAGCGGGACGGATCGGCGTGGTCGCGGAGCGGTGCGGTTGCGGTTGCGGGACGGAGTGGGACGGAGCGGCGTGGTCACGGAGCGGTGCGGTTGCGGAGGCGGGGCGGTTGCGGTGGCGGCGCGGCGCGGTCACCGCCAGCACACCGACCGCGAGCGCGCCCCGCGGGGCGCGCTCGCGGCCCTTTTTGATCGAGCTTTTTTCCTCGGGTGGCCGCCGCAGGCGGCCACCCCGAGGAGTGAAAAAGGTCGGTGCCGAAGAAGGTCGTTTACATGAAGTCCTCGATGCTCGTCGGCTTGTTGTGGTCGTTCTCGAAGATGGACTCCAACGAGCGGTCGAGGATCTCCAGTCGTTGTTTCGTGTACTCGCGACAGCCGAACTCCTCGGCGACCTCGCGGGCGGTGTCCATGTACTTGTTCACCGACCCGCGGTGGACGGTGAGGGTCATGTCGCCGCCACACTCCCGGCAGTCGCCGGTCAGCGGCATCCGGCGGTACTTCTCGCCGCAGTCGAGACACCGCGTCTCCTGGCTGGAGAACGCCCGGAGGTTGCCGATCAGGTCCGGGAGGAAGTGGTACTCGATGACCCGTTCGGCCACGTCCGTCTCGTCGACGGCCCGCAGCGTCCGCGAGAGGTTCAGTTGCGCGTCCATCTTGTCCATCATCGAGCCGAGCGTCTTGTACGCCGACAGCGCCGGCCCCATGTGGATGTCCGTCGTGTCGTGAGTGTGGTCGAACCCGTGGTACTGGTCGTCCGTCCCCAGCGTCTCCTCGGCGATCTGCACGTCGACCGCCTCCGGGTCCGCCTGCTCGCGCGTCGCCTCGTAGAACTCGCGCGGGTACCGATCCACGACGTCCATGTTGTGCGCCTCGTCGTCGATCTCCGTCGGGTCGATCCGCGAGGACATCACCAAGGGTGCGTCCATCGAGTTGTGGGCGTACAGCCAGTTTGCGGTGAAAACCGGGTCCCCGCCGACCTGGAGATCGTACAGGTACCCCTCGTAGTCGGAGCGTTCGACGTTCTCGACTCTGAGGTACGCGAGATCGCCGTCGACGAGAGGTCGGATCTCGTCGAGAAGCTTCCTAACTCGATTTGCCGTCTCTTCGTTGGCTCGTTGAGCGACGAGTGTCTCGACATCCGCCACCATCTCGTCGAGTTTCTCCAGCGAGACGTTCTCTCGACGCTTGAGGTACTTCGGGATCGCCTGCTTCACTCCGTCGAGACCCGACTCTCTGATCTCGCGTAGTGCGTCGGGAATCGTAACTGTGAGACTCTTCGGACGGTACGGTTCCTCGCCATCGAGAATGCGACGGAGCGGGTTGTCGTCGCGCCCGCCAGAGACATTGATATTGTAGATCGGCTGACGAGGGTCATCCCGTTCCCGGTAGGAAATGTTGGCGACGATACCGAGTCGGTGAAGTAGAAAGACGATCCCGTCTTTCAGTTGCTCGCTCGTCGTGTGGAACGCGACGGTCGTGTGGTTGTCGTCGCTCGTCTCGCTCCCGTCACCGGTTTTGAATCCGCGGAGGAACGCGAGCGCAACTCGGTCTGGAGCTGTACGGATACACTGTGGAACCACCTTCTCAGAAGAGTCGTAGCTGTCTGCGTCGACGAAACCGAGACTGTACAGGAGCTCTCTGAACACCGTCGGGAGGCCTAGCCTGTACGCGTCGTTCGACCAACTCACGTTCGGGTCGTGACCGAGCGTTCGTTCGGTGATTGCCCGTGCCCGCTCAATCACTTCCTCGTCTGCATTGTTGATGGTCGGTTGAACGCTCGATGTGGATCCCTCGGCCGCGAACAGCCCGAGCAACCACGCAAACTCTTCGTCCACCTCAACGTGGCGGTCGATTCCGTCGGAGGAACCCTTGATCCCGACGGTGAGGTCCTCGGGTAGAGTGGTTCCCGACTCGTCGGTAATGTCGTCGAGCGTGTCAGCGTGGACCTTGCGCTTCGAGAGCCGGTAGGCGAGACCACCGTCGAACGCCTCGCGCGTGTCACTTCCCCACTCTGCGTCGTTCCAGACGTGTTCTAAGTACTCCTCAACGTCGTCGTCGATGAACACGTAGGGGTCACCGAGACGGTCGAGTAAGTCGAGTGTCTTCGACTCCGTCCCGATATCCAGCGATTCCGGCGCGAGGATCAGATCTCCCTCAGACAGTTCCTCGCCAGCGACCTCCTCAATCTCACCGTCGTACCGGAACAGGCTGTGATGCTCTGTGACTTCGAGCGAGCGGCCGAATTGCGTCTCGATACGGACGAGGGACGTGTCGTCTGCTGCCTCGTAACGGATTGCCTTCTCTATCGGACGCAGCGAGGCGCGGTGTGAGTCGTCGAATGCGTACGTTCGCCACCCCTCACTGCGGCACGTCTTCTTTCGGAACTTGCCGTCGCGTTCGACAGGGCTGTTGAGTCGGTCCCAGAACTCGTCGAACGTAGTGAACTCGACATCTCCGTCTGGCCCGACCGCCACGAGCCGGGAATCCTCGGCGACACTTCCCCCTCGCTGGTCCGGCAGGTACGTCTTCGAGAAATTCAGTAGTCCATCCATGAGAAGCATAACACAATCCTCATCACCATCGCAATTTCGCCGCTTGGCCGCGTGGAAGTACGGGTGCGCGTACCCCACGGCGGCCGAGGTGAACCCGACGACGCGGCCGACGACGGCGGCGCTCGTGTGGGGGGCCATCCCGAAGACGAGTTCGCCGACGAGGTCGTCGCGTTCGTTCACCTCGTAGAACGGCTCCAGGTCGTAGAACCGCTCCAGGAGGTCGTCGACGAAGTCGGCAGTCCGCATCATGTGCTGGGCGGCACCCTCCGAGAGCACCACGTCCTGGACCTTCAGCTCCACCAGTTGGTCGTCGTGGCGCAGCGGTTCACCGTCGACGTCCGTCTCGTACCCCAACTGTCGGAAGTGGTCGGCCGTCACGTCCAACTCCTCCGGTCGGACGGCCGTCACCGGCAGGTCCGTCATGTCGTACCGGACGGTGCCGTCCTTGAACGCCGAGACGCCGTGTTTCGCGCGGAGCACACCCTTCGCGAGCGGTTCCGGCGTCTTGTCCGCCGAGGAGAGCCCCTTGACTCCCTTGAGGATCTCGTAGCTCCCCTCGCGTTCGCCGATCTCGTCGAGCGCCGCCGCGAGACGCTCGTTGAGATCGATGGTGAACTGGTCGGGGCTCTCGACCTCGCGGTCACACCGGTCGCAGACGACCCGCCCCGACTCGTCGGGTTCGTGGACGGTGCCACACTCCCGACACTCGTAGTACGGCTCCGTGTGCGCGCCACAGTCCGGACAGGCGACCCGGTAGGTGTGGGTGCCACAGTCGGGACAGGCGCGCTCGCCGACCCGCGCCTCGATCACGCCGCGGCCGGCGTCGGTGCGGGTGCGCGCCGCCTCGCCGACCGACCGTTGACTCCCACCGGCCTCGCCGATGGGGAACAGCGTGTGGACCGCCGGCGACAGTTCGCGCGACTCCGACTTCTCCGGGCGGCCCATCCGGTTACCGATCCGCGTCGGCGCCCGCTCGCGCACGCGGAACGGCGCGATCTCGTTCACCGCACGGATCGCGTTGTCGCCGCCGTCGTACTCGCGGGCCGACTCGGAGAGGTCGGCCAG
This window encodes:
- a CDS encoding bifunctional 4-hydroxy-2-oxoglutarate aldolase/2-dehydro-3-deoxy-phosphogluconate aldolase, encoding MSTDTFDAIRESGVVAVLRGVDPETLVEIGEALLAGGVTALEVTADNPGAAEMVATLSDELGEEATVGAGTVIDGDTAGRMLAAGAEFVVSPSSHDDVIDTCNRHGALVAPGVMTPTEAVDAYEQGADLVKVFPAKTVGPDHVAAMKGPLSQIPMLPTGGVTPDNAGDFLEAGAVAVGAGSALVPDTAVEAEDYAEITRRAERFREAVAAALDAE
- a CDS encoding DNA polymerase II large subunit, with amino-acid sequence MRPDDERYFERIEDELDEAFARATAAKERGRDPETEIEIPVARDMADRVENILGIDGVAERVRELEGEMSREEAALELVTDFVEGTVGDFDSRAGKVEGAVRTAVALLTEGVVAAPIEGIDRVEILENDDGTEFVNVYYAGPIRSAGGTAQALSVLVADYARSLLDVEEFRPRDDEVERYAEEIDLYDSETGLQYTPKAKETKFITEHTPIMLDGEATSDGEVDGFRDLERIDTNAARGGMCLVLAEGIALKAPKIQRYTRQLDEVEWPWLQDLIDGTYDDHADEDDGGEEDADGEDGDDTTDEADETDAEGTESGDTDAEGSGDGDDGDESDGGAADTPPRAEPSEKFLRDLIAGRPVFGHPSESGGFRLRYGRARNHGFATAGVHPATMHLVDDFLATGTQIKTERPGKAAGVVPVDSIEGPTVRLANGDVRRIDDPQEALDVRNGVEEILDLGEYLVNYGEFVENNHPLAPASYTVEWWVQEFADAGADVQALRDDPTVSVDEPTPDEALSWATDYDAPLHPAYTYLWHDVSVADVDALAAAVADGEVTGDVLVFERTETTRRVLERLLVEHTQTPDALRVPGFRPLLRQLGVSDGLAREWTLADLSESAREYDGGDNAIRAVNEIAPFRVRERAPTRIGNRMGRPEKSESRELSPAVHTLFPIGEAGGSQRSVGEAARTRTDAGRGVIEARVGERACPDCGTHTYRVACPDCGAHTEPYYECRECGTVHEPDESGRVVCDRCDREVESPDQFTIDLNERLAAALDEIGEREGSYEILKGVKGLSSADKTPEPLAKGVLRAKHGVSAFKDGTVRYDMTDLPVTAVRPEELDVTADHFRQLGYETDVDGEPLRHDDQLVELKVQDVVLSEGAAQHMMRTADFVDDLLERFYDLEPFYEVNERDDLVGELVFGMAPHTSAAVVGRVVGFTSAAVGYAHPYFHAAKRRNCDGDEDCVMLLMDGLLNFSKTYLPDQRGGSVAEDSRLVAVGPDGDVEFTTFDEFWDRLNSPVERDGKFRKKTCRSEGWRTYAFDDSHRASLRPIEKAIRYEAADDTSLVRIETQFGRSLEVTEHHSLFRYDGEIEEVAGEELSEGDLILAPESLDIGTESKTLDLLDRLGDPYVFIDDDVEEYLEHVWNDAEWGSDTREAFDGGLAYRLSKRKVHADTLDDITDESGTTLPEDLTVGIKGSSDGIDRHVEVDEEFAWLLGLFAAEGSTSSVQPTINNADEEVIERARAITERTLGHDPNVSWSNDAYRLGLPTVFRELLYSLGFVDADSYDSSEKVVPQCIRTAPDRVALAFLRGFKTGDGSETSDDNHTTVAFHTTSEQLKDGIVFLLHRLGIVANISYRERDDPRQPIYNINVSGGRDDNPLRRILDGEEPYRPKSLTVTIPDALREIRESGLDGVKQAIPKYLKRRENVSLEKLDEMVADVETLVAQRANEETANRVRKLLDEIRPLVDGDLAYLRVENVERSDYEGYLYDLQVGGDPVFTANWLYAHNSMDAPLVMSSRIDPTEIDDEAHNMDVVDRYPREFYEATREQADPEAVDVQIAEETLGTDDQYHGFDHTHDTTDIHMGPALSAYKTLGSMMDKMDAQLNLSRTLRAVDETDVAERVIEYHFLPDLIGNLRAFSSQETRCLDCGEKYRRMPLTGDCRECGGDMTLTVHRGSVNKYMDTAREVAEEFGCREYTKQRLEILDRSLESIFENDHNKPTSIEDFM
- a CDS encoding DUF302 domain-containing protein — encoded protein: MQLPIDPTQVAAADYGEKRATLAMAHEPAVEHVREAFLDAGFGIATEFSPSKMLAEKIDADRDPYYVLGACNPEMADRALDATDEQIGGLFPCNVIVREVEPDRQEVYHVSIMRIARLLGLDTDTEAMDAIVDETGELVAEAYANLDAE